The following proteins come from a genomic window of Chryseobacterium glaciei:
- a CDS encoding sugar phosphate isomerase/epimerase family protein, translated as MLRKDFIQLSSLGILGLYSCGISHLKINKNPLAIQLYTIRDAISDDLEKALEKLAALGFRDLEIYGYNGTFFGKSRTEFQSILKNTGLKVISSHHTIGIIHQEKGTLLNNWEKSVEDLNFIGSKYMVCSYLFDEERTIENYKKLPELFEKCGETTQKAGIQFAYHNHDFEFEKFNENQNVYDFILSQTSPDLVKMELDLYWISKAGLDPLLYFEKYPNRFPLWHVKDMKKDTKDFAEIGNGVIDFKRIFEAREKAGLQHWFVEQDSSDKDIFESIRMSRDNIQNHSFFFK; from the coding sequence ATGCTTAGAAAAGATTTCATACAACTTTCTTCATTGGGAATTTTAGGATTGTATTCCTGTGGAATTTCTCATTTAAAAATTAATAAAAACCCTTTGGCAATACAACTTTACACCATTCGTGATGCAATTTCAGATGATTTGGAAAAGGCATTGGAAAAACTTGCAGCTTTAGGATTTCGGGATCTTGAAATTTATGGATATAACGGAACTTTTTTTGGTAAAAGCAGAACTGAATTTCAATCTATTCTAAAAAATACAGGATTAAAAGTCATTAGTTCTCATCATACAATCGGAATTATTCACCAAGAGAAAGGAACTTTATTAAACAATTGGGAGAAATCGGTTGAAGATTTAAACTTCATCGGATCTAAATATATGGTCTGTTCTTATCTTTTTGATGAAGAAAGAACGATTGAAAACTATAAAAAACTGCCTGAATTATTTGAAAAATGTGGAGAAACAACTCAAAAAGCAGGAATTCAGTTTGCGTATCATAATCATGATTTCGAGTTTGAAAAATTTAATGAAAATCAAAATGTGTATGATTTTATTTTAAGTCAAACATCACCCGATCTTGTGAAAATGGAGTTAGATCTTTACTGGATCTCAAAAGCCGGACTCGATCCTTTATTGTATTTTGAAAAATATCCTAACCGTTTTCCTTTGTGGCACGTGAAGGATATGAAAAAGGATACAAAAGATTTTGCCGAAATAGGAAACGGAGTTATTGATTTTAAGAGAATTTTTGAAGCAAGAGAAAAGGCAGGTTTACAACATTGGTTTGTTGAGCAGGATTCGAGTGATAAGGATATTTTTGAGAGTATCAGAATGAGCCGAGATAATATTCAAAATCACAGTTTTTTCTTTAAATAA
- a CDS encoding Pr6Pr family membrane protein, with translation MKKNIALIFAFIGWFALIAQYYLHIENRISSLLEANFRFFTYFTILVNLLVTLYLTSVALKKQGAEDKNIGYLTAITVYITIVGVTYQIILRGTWQPTGLQRIVDELLHSVMPVLTIIFWYLFENKAKVKYSQILKWAIFPIVYLIVILVRGSFSGFYPYPFVDVTALGMTKVLINSLFVTIFFFITSFLYIRIGKALKK, from the coding sequence ATGAAAAAAAATATTGCCCTAATTTTCGCCTTTATTGGTTGGTTTGCCTTAATTGCCCAATATTATTTGCACATAGAAAACAGGATAAGCTCTTTACTGGAAGCTAACTTTAGGTTTTTCACTTATTTTACAATATTGGTTAATTTACTTGTTACATTATATTTAACAAGTGTAGCTTTAAAAAAACAGGGAGCTGAGGACAAAAATATAGGCTATTTAACGGCAATTACAGTGTATATTACAATTGTTGGAGTTACTTATCAAATCATTCTGAGAGGAACATGGCAACCGACCGGTTTGCAAAGAATTGTTGACGAATTACTTCACAGCGTAATGCCTGTTCTCACGATAATTTTCTGGTATTTATTTGAAAATAAAGCTAAAGTAAAATACAGTCAGATATTAAAATGGGCTATATTTCCGATTGTTTATCTTATTGTTATCTTAGTCAGAGGTAGTTTTTCAGGGTTTTATCCTTATCCTTTTGTGGATGTAACTGCTTTGGGTATGACAAAAGTTTTAATTAATTCTTTATTTGTTACGATCTTCTTTTTCATTACATCCTTTTTATATATCAGAATTGGAAAAGCATTGAAAAAATAA
- the idi gene encoding isopentenyl-diphosphate Delta-isomerase — MEEFVVLVNSADEVLGLMEKQQAHINGLLHRAFSVFLFNNKGEMLLQKRASEKYHSPNQWTNAVCSHPRNGETYLDGAKRRVKEELGIDTELSEKFNFIYKADVGSGLWEHELDHVFVGNYESDFNLNKNEVEEVRYISMEDLDKEITENPENFTEWFKIILEEYKHHF; from the coding sequence ATGGAAGAATTCGTAGTTTTGGTAAATTCGGCGGATGAAGTTTTAGGCTTAATGGAAAAGCAGCAGGCTCACATTAACGGCTTATTACACCGCGCATTTTCCGTTTTTTTATTCAATAATAAAGGTGAGATGCTTTTACAGAAAAGAGCGTCAGAAAAATACCACTCTCCCAATCAATGGACCAATGCAGTCTGCTCGCATCCAAGAAACGGCGAAACTTATCTTGACGGAGCAAAACGCAGAGTTAAAGAGGAACTGGGAATAGACACAGAACTTTCAGAAAAATTCAATTTTATTTATAAAGCAGATGTTGGCAGTGGGCTTTGGGAACACGAGCTTGACCACGTTTTTGTAGGAAACTACGAATCTGATTTTAATTTAAATAAAAACGAAGTTGAAGAAGTAAGATATATTTCCATGGAAGATCTCGATAAGGAAATTACGGAAAATCCTGAAAATTTCACCGAATGGTTTAAGATCATTCTCGAAGAATATAAACACCATTTTTAA
- a CDS encoding arsenate reductase family protein — protein MKKVFYLNTCDTCRKILAQFSLKDWELREIKKEPITIEELEAMHKIAGSYEELFSKKSTQIKLRELDLKTLGEEDFKELLLDHYTFLRRPVFLTDKEIFIGNDKKNIGELRDYFHSN, from the coding sequence ATGAAAAAAGTATTTTATCTTAATACATGTGACACTTGTAGAAAAATATTAGCACAGTTTAGTCTTAAAGATTGGGAACTTCGTGAGATCAAAAAAGAGCCTATAACGATTGAGGAATTAGAAGCGATGCATAAAATTGCAGGATCATACGAAGAATTATTCAGTAAAAAATCTACTCAGATAAAATTGAGAGAATTGGATCTGAAAACATTGGGAGAGGAAGATTTTAAGGAGCTTTTGCTTGATCATTATACGTTCCTTAGACGTCCTGTATTCCTTACTGATAAAGAGATTTTTATCGGAAATGATAAAAAAAATATTGGAGAATTGAGAGATTATTTTCACTCAAACTAA
- a CDS encoding acyl-CoA thioesterase, whose product MDNKPITFQFISEPSDVNYGGNVHGGSVMKWIDQAGYACATTWSGNYSVTVYVGGIRFYEPIKIGEIVKVEAQVIYTGSSSMHISINVFSRNLKQPTFDKKTHCIIVFVAVDENGKKLPVPKWVPETEQEKQQEQYAKRLMDLRTQIEDEMKPFL is encoded by the coding sequence ATGGATAACAAACCTATCACTTTTCAGTTTATTTCTGAGCCCTCAGATGTTAATTATGGAGGGAATGTTCATGGAGGAAGTGTAATGAAGTGGATCGACCAAGCAGGGTACGCATGTGCAACGACGTGGAGCGGAAATTATTCCGTAACTGTGTATGTTGGTGGAATACGTTTCTATGAACCCATCAAAATCGGGGAAATTGTAAAGGTGGAAGCACAAGTCATTTACACAGGTTCTTCGAGTATGCATATTTCTATCAATGTTTTCTCCAGAAACCTGAAACAGCCTACTTTTGATAAGAAAACCCACTGTATCATTGTTTTTGTGGCAGTTGATGAAAACGGAAAAAAACTTCCTGTCCCAAAATGGGTTCCTGAAACCGAACAGGAAAAACAACAGGAACAATATGCAAAACGCCTGATGGATCTCAGAACGCAGATTGAAGATGAAATGAAACCCTTTTTATAG
- the gcvT gene encoding glycine cleavage system aminomethyltransferase GcvT: MKKTALYDKHASLGAKIVPFAGFEMPVQYSGVTEEHFAVREKAGLFDVSHMGQFFVEGPGAKDLLQLVTTNNVDALENGKAQYSCLPNENGGIVDDLIVYKMEDEKYFLVVNASNIEKDWNHIVKYNNFDAVLTNASDDMSLLAIQGPKATEILQKLTDTNLSEIPYYNFTVGSVVGVNDVIISNTGYTGSGGFEIYFQNESAEKLWDEIIKAGESEGIIPCGLAARDTLRLEKGFCLYGMDIDDTTSPIEAGLGWITKFDKDFVSKDIFAKQKEEGVTRKLVAFELQDKGVPRHDYPVVDAEGNVIGKVTSGTQSPMKKVGLGLAYVDKPHFKLGSEIFIQVRNKNIPAKVVKAPFV, from the coding sequence ATGAAGAAAACAGCCTTGTACGACAAACACGCTTCTTTAGGAGCGAAAATAGTACCTTTCGCAGGTTTTGAAATGCCTGTACAATATTCCGGAGTTACAGAAGAACATTTTGCTGTAAGAGAAAAAGCAGGATTATTCGACGTATCTCACATGGGACAATTTTTCGTTGAAGGTCCCGGAGCTAAAGATCTTCTGCAATTGGTTACGACTAACAATGTAGACGCTTTAGAAAACGGAAAAGCTCAATATTCTTGTCTTCCAAACGAAAACGGAGGAATTGTAGACGACCTTATCGTTTACAAAATGGAAGATGAAAAGTATTTCTTGGTTGTAAATGCTTCAAACATTGAAAAAGACTGGAATCACATTGTAAAATACAACAATTTTGATGCTGTATTGACGAATGCTTCTGATGATATGTCGTTATTGGCAATTCAGGGGCCGAAAGCTACTGAGATTCTTCAAAAACTGACAGATACAAACCTTTCTGAGATTCCTTACTACAACTTCACAGTTGGGTCTGTGGTAGGTGTGAATGACGTAATTATTTCTAACACAGGTTACACAGGAAGCGGTGGTTTTGAGATTTATTTCCAAAATGAAAGCGCTGAAAAATTGTGGGATGAGATCATTAAAGCAGGAGAATCTGAAGGAATTATTCCTTGCGGATTAGCTGCCAGAGATACTCTAAGACTTGAAAAAGGATTCTGTCTTTACGGAATGGATATCGATGATACAACTTCTCCGATTGAAGCTGGATTAGGCTGGATCACAAAATTCGACAAAGATTTCGTGTCTAAAGATATTTTCGCAAAACAGAAAGAAGAAGGTGTTACAAGAAAATTAGTTGCTTTTGAACTTCAGGACAAAGGGGTGCCAAGACACGACTACCCTGTTGTAGACGCTGAAGGAAACGTGATCGGAAAAGTAACTTCCGGAACTCAGTCTCCGATGAAAAAAGTAGGTTTAGGATTGGCTTATGTTGATAAACCTCATTTCAAACTTGGTTCAGAGATCTTTATTCAGGTAAGAAATAAAAATATCCCTGCAAAAGTGGTGAAAGCTCCTTTTGTATAA
- a CDS encoding T9SS type A sorting domain-containing protein has protein sequence MKKTLLSGAIIASNFVFSQITLEKTYTSESLQVYTNTTETNYYSVGQNLTTIKIYNANHTLKKQFSPTIPTGYSMNISSYNNFILSKNIFNTDNLLEIVVVFNKYDNGSINKIVIFNEDGQIVKDFGENYRFDDEFDFHVYHDNTTNSNKLRLYKTTTNSTEIYNLPTTSLAAKEVQSQGKLSAFPIPTNKILNIINPDNGANKVQIYDASGKLVMNKTFSSNENKISIDVEALTKGIYIYKIGELSSKFIKN, from the coding sequence ATGAAAAAAACATTATTATCAGGAGCTATCATAGCTTCAAATTTTGTATTCAGTCAAATAACACTTGAAAAAACATACACTTCAGAGAGCCTTCAAGTTTATACAAATACAACTGAAACAAATTATTATTCTGTTGGTCAGAATCTTACAACAATTAAGATCTATAATGCTAATCACACATTGAAAAAACAATTTTCACCAACTATTCCAACAGGATATTCAATGAATATAAGTTCTTATAACAATTTCATTCTATCTAAAAACATTTTTAATACGGATAATCTCTTAGAAATTGTTGTCGTTTTTAACAAGTATGATAATGGGTCTATAAACAAAATTGTAATCTTTAATGAAGACGGACAAATTGTGAAAGACTTTGGAGAGAATTATAGATTTGATGATGAATTTGATTTCCATGTTTATCACGATAATACAACTAATTCCAATAAATTAAGACTCTATAAAACCACAACAAACTCCACTGAAATATATAACCTACCAACAACCTCACTTGCAGCAAAAGAAGTTCAATCTCAAGGTAAATTATCCGCATTTCCAATTCCTACAAACAAAATATTGAACATTATAAATCCAGATAATGGAGCTAATAAAGTTCAAATTTATGATGCATCTGGAAAGTTGGTTATGAATAAAACTTTCAGTTCCAATGAAAATAAAATTTCTATTGATGTTGAAGCTCTAACGAAAGGCATTTATATCTATAAAATTGGAGAATTGAGTTCCAAGTTTATTAAGAATTAA